The Chloroflexota bacterium genome contains the following window.
GCCGGCCGTGTCGTCATCTCGATTCCTTCCTTGCCGACCTAGGCGCTCTCGCCGGTCGCCTGTCTCTCAGGGGCGTAGCCGGTGATCTGCGCCTGATGTGGATGGTCCGGACCGGGGTAGACCTTCATGCGCTTGAGCATGTGCCGGCCCATCGTGGTCTTTGGCAGCATCCCCCAGACAGCCTGCTCAATGATTTTGTTGGGCCTGCGTTCCAGCATCTTGTCCATCGTGACACTGCGCAAGCCGCCCTGATACCCGCTGTGCCAGTTGTAGACCTTCTGCTCGCGCTTCTTGCCCGTTGTGTGCACCTTGGCCGAGTTCACTACCACCACAAAGTCGCCCGTGTTGATGTTCGACGTGTAGATGGGCCGGTGCTTGCCTTGCAATATCGTCGCAATCTGCACGGCCAAGCGGCCAAGCGGCATTTGGGACGCATCGAACAAGTGCCACCGCGGGCTTAGTTCCGCCGGTTTCGCGACGTATGTGCGTGTCCGTTTTATGTTTGTTGCCATGACGGTTCCCCTTGCCCCGGATCCAACAGCCCGGGCCAGGGCTCTCCTCTCTCCTGCAGCCCTCGGGGGCCGCTGATGTCCAAGATTCCCTCCGGATAGACCACGTACATCAGGTAAAGGCCACATGCCGGCAGCGCCGGCCCCCCGCTTACCTCCACCGTTCCTTCCAGCAGTGGCAACACTGCCGACCCGCTCAATCGCCCTTGCCCGACGCGAACCAGCGTCCCGGCAATGCGTCTCGCCTGTTGCGGCAGGAAGGCGTTGGCGGTCATGTCGACGGCCACCACCTGCCCTTGCCGCCAGACCTTCACACTGAAGACCTCGCGGACCGTATCCCGGCGCCTCAATGAGGACGCTCTACAAAAAGCACGGTAGTCGCGGACGCCTCGA
Protein-coding sequences here:
- the rplM gene encoding 50S ribosomal protein L13; this translates as MATNIKRTRTYVAKPAELSPRWHLFDASQMPLGRLAVQIATILQGKHRPIYTSNINTGDFVVVVNSAKVHTTGKKREQKVYNWHSGYQGGLRSVTMDKMLERRPNKIIEQAVWGMLPKTTMGRHMLKRMKVYPGPDHPHQAQITGYAPERQATGESA